A genome region from Dickeya dadantii NCPPB 898 includes the following:
- a CDS encoding DUF3772 domain-containing protein, whose amino-acid sequence MRKGLLGIYGWMLLMALFAFSSVGMAATDPAPNGQEESVEKVNVDTELVKLQKQLDGIKQQVSGTTTDAKLNVLNDTTLELVANADKLAGVLTPMRAQLQAQLDVLGPAPQPQAAVSETAEVTRKRATLNQQKQKLDTQANQVQAIKTGAENLSTQILALRRNALKNQLALNSGSILGSRFWSPIINPMPEDIDRLSDLKDDLSEAFIAAWQPGWRYGSAFFLLLAVALSTAGRKLLEKYLARAGIHLLPEGRLRRSFLAIAVVFSTVLMMGMAVLLVDYVFTRHGDVTERAEGFMENLVRLVVFCSMISGLGRAFLSNKRPSWRLPAIANPVARAIEPFSIIATGFIVVFGVIEQVNTISGISVGVTIVGNGLSSLFLALTSGAIALRSNQIRRRMVEAGETPEARSTLSGLIHLAVLLTTLAVLVSLLIGYISLARFLTYELVWVGMVLSLLYLSTTFVEDVCESLFSPAFASGRQIKRTLNLDDRHLDQAAAILSAGLKVLLILMAVVALLNGTFGSTTPVDLVQKAVEIWGGKGLESISIVPAHLVNAVVLLVIGIYSLRVSRRWLEHEFFPKTMLEAGIKASLVTLYSNIGYILIILLTLATLGIEWSKLAWIVSALSVGIGFGLQEIVKNFISGLILLTERPVKVGDLVNISGVEGDIRRINVRATEIQLGDRSTVIVPNSQFISQNVRNITMGNPQGVATLTLTFPLDIDPNVVKNILLDAYHEHEKILETPAPSVMFSQLTPNGMVLSVTGYVGSPRMVASAKSDLLFDIIKRLRTESIPLAVPQKMVLESNVDIAALQADALPRQ is encoded by the coding sequence ATGCGTAAAGGGCTACTCGGAATTTACGGTTGGATGCTGCTGATGGCGCTGTTTGCCTTCAGCTCGGTAGGTATGGCGGCGACGGATCCTGCGCCGAATGGACAGGAAGAAAGCGTAGAAAAAGTGAATGTGGATACCGAACTGGTAAAGCTGCAGAAACAGCTGGATGGCATCAAACAGCAGGTTTCCGGCACCACCACTGACGCCAAACTCAATGTATTGAACGATACCACGCTGGAACTGGTCGCCAATGCGGACAAACTCGCCGGAGTCCTGACGCCGATGCGCGCGCAGTTGCAAGCTCAGTTAGATGTACTGGGGCCGGCGCCGCAGCCGCAGGCCGCCGTGAGCGAAACCGCCGAGGTCACACGTAAGCGCGCCACGCTTAACCAGCAGAAACAGAAGCTGGATACGCAGGCCAATCAGGTACAGGCGATAAAAACCGGGGCGGAGAACCTGTCGACGCAGATTCTGGCGCTGCGCCGGAATGCGCTGAAAAATCAGTTGGCGCTCAACTCCGGCAGTATTCTTGGCAGCCGCTTTTGGTCACCCATTATCAATCCTATGCCGGAAGATATTGACCGCCTGTCGGATTTGAAGGATGACCTGAGTGAGGCGTTTATCGCCGCCTGGCAACCCGGATGGCGTTACGGCTCGGCGTTTTTTCTGTTGCTGGCGGTGGCGCTGAGTACGGCAGGGCGAAAGCTACTGGAGAAATATCTGGCGCGGGCAGGCATTCATCTGTTGCCTGAAGGGCGCCTGAGACGCAGTTTTCTGGCTATCGCCGTCGTCTTTTCCACCGTGCTGATGATGGGGATGGCGGTCCTGCTGGTGGACTATGTCTTCACCCGTCATGGCGATGTGACCGAACGTGCTGAAGGATTCATGGAGAACCTGGTGCGACTGGTGGTGTTCTGCTCGATGATTTCCGGGCTGGGGCGGGCGTTTCTCTCGAATAAACGCCCGTCGTGGCGCCTGCCGGCGATTGCCAATCCGGTAGCGCGGGCGATAGAGCCTTTCTCGATCATCGCTACCGGCTTTATCGTGGTCTTTGGGGTGATCGAACAAGTCAATACCATCAGCGGGATTTCAGTAGGGGTGACGATAGTCGGCAACGGTTTGTCGTCACTGTTTCTGGCGCTGACCTCCGGGGCGATCGCCCTGCGCAGTAACCAGATTCGCCGGCGCATGGTGGAAGCCGGCGAAACGCCCGAAGCCCGTTCAACCCTGTCGGGGTTGATTCATCTGGCTGTCTTGCTGACTACGCTGGCGGTGTTGGTATCGCTGCTGATTGGCTATATCTCGCTAGCGCGTTTCCTGACCTATGAACTGGTGTGGGTCGGCATGGTGCTATCTTTGCTGTATTTGTCGACCACCTTTGTCGAAGACGTGTGCGAGAGCCTGTTTTCACCCGCCTTTGCCAGCGGACGGCAGATCAAACGAACGCTGAATCTGGATGATCGTCATCTGGATCAGGCCGCGGCCATTTTGTCCGCCGGGCTGAAAGTTCTGTTGATTCTGATGGCCGTCGTGGCATTGCTGAATGGCACGTTTGGTTCGACCACGCCGGTTGATCTGGTGCAGAAAGCCGTGGAGATCTGGGGTGGAAAGGGCCTGGAGTCCATCAGTATCGTACCCGCCCATTTGGTCAATGCCGTGGTTCTGCTGGTTATCGGCATTTACAGTCTGCGCGTATCCCGCCGCTGGCTGGAGCACGAATTCTTTCCGAAAACTATGCTGGAAGCCGGTATCAAGGCTTCGCTGGTGACGCTGTATTCCAATATCGGCTACATCCTGATTATCCTGTTGACGCTGGCGACACTGGGCATCGAGTGGAGCAAGCTGGCGTGGATTGTCAGCGCCCTGTCGGTCGGGATCGGTTTTGGTTTACAGGAAATCGTGAAGAACTTCATTTCCGGGCTGATTCTGCTGACCGAGCGGCCGGTCAAAGTGGGAGATCTGGTCAACATCAGTGGTGTTGAAGGCGATATCCGACGCATCAATGTGCGTGCTACGGAAATTCAACTGGGGGACCGTTCTACGGTGATCGTGCCCAATTCCCAGTTTATTTCGCAGAATGTGCGCAACATTACCATGGGTAATCCGCAAGGGGTGGCGACGCTGACGCTGACCTTCCCGCTGGATATTGATCCGAATGTAGTTAAAAACATTTTGTTGGATGCCTACCACGAGCATGAAAAAATTCTGGAAACCCCGGCGCCGTCGGTGATGTTCAGTCAACTAACCCCAAATGGCATGGTGCTTAGCGTGACCGGGTATGTAGGCAGCCCGCGCATGGTGGCGTCGGCCAAAAGCGATCTGTTGTTCGATATCATCAAACGCTTGAGAACGGAGAGTATTCCGTTGGCGGTGCCGCAGAAAATGGTGCTGGAAAGCAATGTCGATATTGCCGCGTTGCAGGCGGATGCGTTGCCCAGGCAGTAA
- a CDS encoding tail fiber assembly protein: protein MQKCTGIVLNASQKPAIGYPQMRSDQILAASLQKVRLLNEATKEIAPLQDSVELEMATDDEKAQLTAWKNIVCC from the coding sequence ATGCAAAAATGCACCGGAATCGTTCTGAACGCGTCTCAAAAGCCAGCAATTGGATACCCGCAGATGCGGTCCGATCAAATTTTAGCGGCTTCATTACAAAAAGTACGACTGCTGAATGAAGCGACAAAAGAAATTGCGCCGCTGCAAGACTCCGTCGAACTTGAGATGGCGACAGATGACGAAAAAGCGCAACTCACCGCATGGAAAAATATTGTGTGCTGTTAA
- a CDS encoding DUF6622 family protein, which produces MVIYTRHAEQQERYHMVMAIFLNTPVWVWLMLLFLIKRGISALQPRQIPLNRLFIVPVLFLIAGIYHLKGFSFHPTIFIYMISLILFCIIRISLLWKCPIEYDASSGLISRNGSPFVLILILASFIFKFAMTFLLENNLMLSMDFYFQCLWGAGTGIVTGLSWGGLLYTIYKIRKVGSTQSFKS; this is translated from the coding sequence ATTGTAATTTACACAAGGCACGCTGAGCAGCAAGAGAGGTATCACATGGTTATGGCTATATTTTTAAATACACCTGTATGGGTGTGGCTTATGTTACTTTTTTTAATAAAAAGAGGCATATCTGCGCTACAGCCCAGGCAAATACCCTTGAACAGACTTTTCATTGTGCCTGTGCTATTTTTAATCGCAGGCATTTATCATTTAAAAGGTTTCTCTTTTCATCCTACTATTTTTATATATATGATTTCTTTAATTTTGTTTTGCATTATCAGGATTTCGTTATTATGGAAATGCCCGATTGAATATGATGCATCCTCTGGTCTTATTAGCCGCAATGGAAGTCCTTTTGTTCTTATCTTAATTCTTGCATCTTTTATTTTTAAGTTTGCAATGACTTTCCTTCTTGAAAATAACTTGATGCTATCAATGGATTTTTATTTTCAATGTCTATGGGGCGCAGGAACAGGTATTGTAACTGGGTTATCTTGGGGCGGGTTATTGTATACAATATACAAAATTAGAAAAGTAGGTAGCACCCAATCCTTTAAATCTTGA
- a CDS encoding PTS sugar transporter subunit IIB has translation MKKLLICCFFGNTANALAKKMQKIADNQDYKIMVSAVGLDNFASVAPAFDCFLVAPHIQYKFAELRTIVGESRSIAVIDSLSYASLDGEKVLRFVLTHMPELAD, from the coding sequence ATGAAAAAATTGCTGATATGTTGTTTTTTCGGAAATACCGCCAACGCTCTGGCAAAAAAAATGCAGAAAATAGCAGATAATCAGGACTATAAGATTATGGTCAGCGCTGTAGGGCTGGATAATTTTGCGAGCGTTGCGCCTGCATTTGACTGTTTTCTCGTTGCGCCACATATACAATACAAATTTGCTGAACTTAGGACTATTGTTGGTGAGTCACGATCCATTGCCGTTATAGATAGTCTGTCATATGCATCGCTGGACGGAGAAAAAGTATTACGTTTTGTGCTGACCCATATGCCAGAACTGGCCGATTAA
- a CDS encoding ribosomal protein uL16 3-hydroxylase yields MAYQLNLNWPEFLEKYWQKQPIVLKNAFPNFVDPITPDELAGLAMEPEVDSRIVSHVNGQWQAWNGPFEQFDHLGETDWSLLAQAVNHWHAPSAELVRPFRVLPDWRLDDLMISFSVPGGGVGPHIDQYDVFIIQGMGRRRWRVGDKLPMRQFCPHPALLHVDPFTPIIDEELEPGDILYIPPGFPHDGFTFETAFNYSVGFRGPNGRDLISSFADYALENDLGGEHYSDPDLTCREHPGRVEGYELDRLRAMMIDMINQPEDFKQWFGRFVTTPRHELDIAPAEPPYQQDEIADALMAGEVLIRLSGLRVLHVGDSVFINSEKLETVAPEAADALCRYTTLGKKELGEALHNPAFIAELTELVNQGYWFFDA; encoded by the coding sequence ATGGCTTATCAACTTAACCTTAACTGGCCCGAATTTTTAGAAAAATACTGGCAAAAACAACCCATTGTATTAAAGAACGCCTTCCCGAACTTCGTCGATCCGATTACGCCGGATGAACTGGCGGGGCTGGCGATGGAGCCGGAGGTGGACAGCCGCATCGTCAGCCATGTTAATGGTCAGTGGCAGGCGTGGAACGGGCCGTTTGAGCAGTTTGATCATTTAGGGGAAACCGACTGGTCCCTGTTAGCTCAGGCCGTTAATCACTGGCATGCCCCGTCTGCCGAGTTGGTGCGTCCGTTTCGCGTGCTGCCGGACTGGCGGTTAGACGACCTGATGATCTCTTTTTCTGTGCCGGGCGGCGGCGTCGGGCCGCATATAGACCAGTACGATGTGTTTATCATTCAGGGGATGGGCCGCCGCCGCTGGCGCGTTGGCGATAAGCTGCCGATGCGCCAGTTCTGCCCGCATCCGGCGCTGCTGCACGTTGATCCTTTCACGCCGATCATTGATGAAGAGCTTGAGCCGGGCGACATTTTATATATTCCGCCGGGCTTCCCGCACGACGGCTTCACCTTCGAAACCGCGTTCAACTACTCGGTGGGCTTCCGTGGGCCAAACGGCCGGGATTTGATCAGCAGCTTTGCCGACTATGCGCTGGAGAACGATCTCGGCGGCGAGCACTACAGCGATCCGGATTTAACCTGCCGGGAACATCCGGGCCGGGTGGAAGGGTATGAGCTTGACCGCCTGCGCGCGATGATGATCGACATGATCAATCAGCCGGAAGATTTTAAACAGTGGTTCGGCCGCTTCGTGACAACGCCGCGCCATGAGCTGGACATCGCCCCCGCAGAGCCGCCCTACCAGCAGGATGAGATTGCCGACGCTCTGATGGCCGGCGAAGTTCTGATCCGCTTAAGCGGGCTGCGGGTGCTGCATGTCGGCGATAGCGTCTTCATCAACAGCGAAAAGCTGGAAACGGTCGCCCCGGAAGCCGCCGATGCGCTATGTCGTTACACCACTCTCGGCAAAAAAGAGCTTGGTGAGGCGTTGCACAACCCGGCGTTCATTGCAGAGCTAACCGAGCTGGTTAATCAGGGCTATTGGTTCTTCGACGCATAG
- a CDS encoding YjfB family protein: MDVSQIASLSTGLSNMQLSSEISTSVLKKSLDNQKDTVASLIQSIPQLPANPAIGRNINTTA, encoded by the coding sequence ATGGATGTTTCACAGATCGCATCACTTTCCACTGGTCTTAGCAACATGCAGCTCAGTAGCGAGATCAGTACCTCTGTTCTAAAAAAATCGTTGGATAATCAGAAAGACACTGTAGCCAGTCTCATTCAATCCATCCCGCAGCTGCCTGCCAATCCGGCAATCGGCCGCAACATCAACACCACGGCATAA
- a CDS encoding pirin family protein produces the protein MAHPPAFSATTRAIVHRTSGQRLGPLTRLMTPGDLGQWVKPFVFLDLFESIPSTGTGFRPYPHSGIATLTTFLEGRMTYGDTTGKQGAMSAGSVEWMRAGSGVWHAGEPAPDHMMRGYQLWIALPPSLELAPAQSLYLEPEQVERDGPARILLGGYGGKISPIPLPVSITYLHVRLNDGERWSYQPGADHDTAWLALNSGKLHVGDAVLERELAVFAQGNEAIEMTAEGDVELVIGSSAKHPYPLVTGAYSVHTSIEALAEGERTIDQLQHSPAFAALNRRTALHQDRAIWGK, from the coding sequence ATGGCACACCCTCCGGCTTTCTCCGCGACAACCCGCGCCATCGTTCACCGTACGTCGGGTCAACGTCTTGGTCCACTCACCCGGCTGATGACGCCTGGCGATCTGGGGCAATGGGTTAAACCGTTCGTCTTCCTGGATTTGTTCGAGTCCATACCTTCAACCGGTACGGGTTTCAGACCGTATCCTCATTCGGGTATTGCGACGCTCACGACCTTCCTCGAAGGACGCATGACCTATGGCGATACCACCGGAAAACAGGGCGCGATGTCTGCGGGTTCTGTCGAGTGGATGCGCGCCGGAAGCGGGGTATGGCATGCCGGCGAGCCCGCGCCTGACCACATGATGCGCGGGTATCAACTCTGGATTGCGCTTCCGCCATCGCTTGAGCTTGCTCCTGCGCAGAGCCTGTACCTGGAACCGGAACAGGTCGAGCGCGACGGGCCGGCGCGTATTCTGCTTGGCGGCTATGGCGGCAAAATCAGCCCGATTCCGCTGCCCGTGTCCATCACCTATCTTCACGTCCGTCTGAACGACGGTGAGCGCTGGAGTTACCAACCCGGCGCAGACCACGACACGGCGTGGCTGGCGCTGAACAGCGGTAAGCTGCACGTCGGTGATGCGGTGCTTGAGCGTGAACTGGCGGTATTCGCGCAAGGCAATGAGGCGATCGAGATGACGGCCGAGGGCGATGTCGAACTGGTCATCGGTTCATCGGCCAAACATCCGTATCCGCTCGTGACGGGCGCTTATTCAGTTCACACCAGTATTGAGGCGCTCGCCGAAGGCGAACGTACGATTGACCAACTGCAACACAGCCCGGCATTCGCCGCGCTTAACCGCCGCACCGCGTTGCATCAGGATAGGGCTATTTGGGGTAAATGA
- a CDS encoding FMN-dependent NADH-azoreductase: MSILHIDSSILGSHSVSRQLSAEIVARQLNIHPGKTVIRRDLVADAAWHLSPDHLAVFQGGAPGEPALGQDIALGGTYINELFAADVIVIGAPMYNFSVPSQLKGWIDRVLVAGHTFRYTEHGPEGLLPAGKKVFIASARGGVYSSASPAVHFDHQEPYLTAALNFIGLTDITIIRAEGLALGDDAKTAAMAKARAEIDALIA, encoded by the coding sequence GTGAGCATCCTGCATATTGATTCCAGCATTCTCGGCAGCCATTCCGTGAGCCGCCAGCTGTCAGCCGAGATTGTGGCCAGACAGCTCAACATTCATCCGGGGAAAACCGTTATTCGTCGAGATCTCGTCGCTGATGCGGCGTGGCATCTGTCCCCCGACCATCTCGCCGTCTTTCAGGGCGGAGCGCCGGGCGAGCCGGCTCTTGGGCAGGACATCGCCCTCGGCGGCACTTACATCAACGAGCTGTTCGCCGCCGACGTCATCGTCATTGGCGCGCCGATGTACAATTTTTCAGTCCCTTCCCAGCTAAAAGGTTGGATTGACCGCGTTCTGGTCGCCGGGCATACCTTCCGCTACACCGAACATGGGCCGGAAGGGCTGCTGCCGGCAGGCAAGAAGGTTTTCATCGCCTCGGCACGCGGCGGCGTTTACAGCAGCGCCAGCCCCGCGGTTCACTTCGATCATCAGGAACCCTACCTGACGGCCGCGCTTAATTTCATCGGTCTGACCGACATCACCATTATTCGTGCGGAAGGTCTGGCACTTGGCGATGACGCGAAAACCGCCGCGATGGCAAAAGCCAGAGCGGAAATCGACGCGCTCATCGCCTGA
- a CDS encoding LysR family transcriptional regulator, giving the protein MLDGVSLDQLRTFITAVDEGSFSAAARRLRRAQSAISELVRGLEEQLDVQLFDRSGRYPRLTPVGTALLANARDIVAGVDAMKSRAKGMAAGLEPELTIVVDVFFPINVLTNAAKAFREQFPNVPLRIYVEALGAAYQPVLDRHASVGIVSFLPVTPPGIITEPLARITLAMVAAADHPLAAFQGPIPKQELARHVQLVLTDRSEHSKGREFGVMSPKTWRLADLFAKHAFLLNGLGWGGMPMHTIQSDLDSGRLVKLTIEDEPVNEPSMLMSAVYRIDNQPGPAGRWLIQHMTACSRHRPS; this is encoded by the coding sequence ATGCTCGATGGCGTGTCGCTGGATCAATTACGAACATTCATTACTGCGGTTGATGAAGGCAGCTTCTCGGCGGCGGCGCGCCGACTCAGGCGCGCGCAGTCCGCCATCAGCGAGCTGGTGCGCGGCCTGGAAGAGCAGCTTGACGTTCAGCTTTTTGATCGCAGCGGCCGCTACCCGAGGCTGACGCCGGTGGGCACCGCGTTACTGGCCAACGCCCGTGATATCGTCGCTGGCGTTGATGCCATGAAATCACGCGCCAAAGGCATGGCCGCCGGGCTGGAGCCCGAACTGACCATCGTGGTTGACGTTTTCTTCCCGATTAACGTGCTGACTAACGCGGCCAAAGCGTTTCGTGAACAGTTTCCCAACGTGCCGCTACGCATCTATGTTGAAGCGCTGGGGGCGGCGTATCAGCCGGTACTGGACAGGCACGCCAGCGTTGGAATCGTCAGTTTTCTTCCGGTGACGCCGCCGGGCATCATCACCGAGCCATTAGCCCGCATCACCCTCGCCATGGTCGCCGCCGCGGACCACCCGCTCGCCGCCTTTCAGGGACCGATTCCCAAACAGGAGCTCGCCAGGCATGTCCAACTGGTACTGACCGATCGCTCAGAGCACTCCAAAGGGCGAGAGTTTGGCGTCATGTCACCCAAAACCTGGCGGCTGGCGGACCTGTTTGCCAAACATGCTTTTTTGCTCAATGGGTTGGGATGGGGCGGCATGCCGATGCATACCATCCAGTCGGACCTTGATAGCGGCCGGCTCGTTAAACTCACCATCGAGGATGAGCCCGTCAACGAACCGTCCATGCTGATGTCGGCCGTGTATCGCATTGACAACCAGCCCGGTCCCGCCGGTCGCTGGCTTATCCAGCACATGACCGCATGTTCCCGCCACCGGCCATCCTGA
- a CDS encoding LacI family DNA-binding transcriptional regulator, whose protein sequence is MKSKSATLEDVARHAGVSYQTVSRVLNKSANVSESTRRKVEQSIELLRYVPNRLAQQLVGKQSMTMGLVTTSLALHAPSQVAAAVKRYANTEGYQVLISMIDENVNHSIQDSINELKSQRVDKVIINVPLETEEAEHIAADNDDILCLFLDVDPYSSVFNVSFNPADGTRASVKYLYELGHRDFALLAGPAGSVSARLRLKNWLETLDGYGLTPTTVIHGNWDAQSGYAGALQMLRETPQFSAVLVANDQMALGVLSAFHQNQLTIPGQKSVIGYDGTYESSFFHPALTTVSLDLDLQGKEAVHRLLNANDNDVQRSSSILPARLVIRNSTGPRIDAQRDLQQIAEELRLIAHRLSQ, encoded by the coding sequence ATGAAGTCGAAAAGCGCTACGTTAGAAGATGTTGCCCGCCACGCGGGTGTTTCTTATCAGACGGTATCGCGGGTGTTGAACAAATCTGCGAATGTCTCCGAGTCCACGCGCCGCAAGGTGGAACAGTCCATTGAACTGTTGCGTTATGTTCCAAACCGGCTGGCCCAGCAACTGGTGGGCAAGCAGAGCATGACGATGGGGCTGGTGACGACGTCGCTGGCATTGCACGCGCCTTCGCAGGTGGCGGCGGCGGTGAAAAGATACGCGAATACGGAAGGTTATCAGGTGCTGATTTCCATGATTGATGAGAACGTCAATCATAGCATTCAGGATTCCATCAACGAACTCAAGTCACAGCGCGTTGATAAGGTTATCATCAACGTGCCGCTGGAGACGGAAGAAGCAGAGCACATCGCCGCCGACAATGACGATATTCTCTGCTTATTTCTGGATGTTGACCCTTACAGTTCGGTGTTCAACGTGTCTTTTAATCCGGCGGACGGCACGCGGGCCAGCGTGAAGTATCTGTATGAGCTGGGGCACCGCGATTTCGCTTTGCTGGCGGGGCCGGCCGGTTCAGTCTCGGCGCGGTTGAGACTGAAAAACTGGCTGGAAACCCTGGATGGGTATGGTTTGACGCCGACAACGGTGATTCACGGCAACTGGGATGCGCAAAGCGGCTACGCCGGCGCGCTGCAGATGCTGCGCGAAACGCCGCAGTTCAGCGCGGTACTGGTCGCCAATGATCAGATGGCGCTCGGCGTATTGAGTGCGTTTCATCAGAACCAACTGACCATTCCCGGCCAGAAATCGGTGATTGGTTACGACGGTACGTATGAAAGTTCGTTTTTCCACCCGGCGCTGACCACCGTCTCGCTGGACCTCGACCTGCAGGGCAAGGAAGCGGTGCACCGCCTGCTGAACGCCAACGACAACGACGTGCAGCGATCGTCGTCCATCCTGCCGGCCAGGCTGGTGATCCGCAACTCTACCGGCCCCCGCATTGATGCACAGCGCGATTTACAGCAAATCGCCGAAGAACTGCGGTTGATTGCGCACCGGTTGAGTCAGTAG
- a CDS encoding PTS transporter subunit EIIB, whose amino-acid sequence MVNLRSFMRYFSHPKPTPELSDDDKQQIQRLLRWFGGRDNIEQVDACITRLRVTVKNLNLVDSQGLQQEGALGVIILGQQVHAIFGKQSDTLRKLLEEHFSRPE is encoded by the coding sequence ATGGTCAATCTGCGTTCTTTTATGCGCTATTTTTCGCATCCGAAGCCGACGCCGGAATTAAGCGACGACGACAAACAGCAGATTCAGCGTCTGCTGCGGTGGTTTGGCGGGCGGGATAATATCGAACAGGTCGATGCCTGTATTACCCGGCTGCGTGTGACGGTAAAAAACCTAAACCTGGTTGACTCGCAAGGGTTACAGCAGGAAGGCGCGCTGGGCGTTATTATTCTTGGGCAGCAGGTTCATGCCATATTCGGTAAACAGTCGGATACGTTACGCAAATTATTAGAGGAGCATTTTTCCCGCCCGGAATAA